The Danio rerio strain Tuebingen ecotype United States chromosome 10, GRCz12tu, whole genome shotgun sequence genome contains a region encoding:
- the ccdc83 gene encoding coiled-coil domain-containing protein 83 (The RefSeq protein has 4 substitutions compared to this genomic sequence) produces MSKTTDKTSLAEAFIQFQIEIKRKEIQDIKDEIHQLEDKRQKLMKEQEELREEQAKHAREQRRRMKEMEENLEKKEREDQELLKETTQENMKLKHKQEKELEELCCKLARLQVEVEKQTAERDAWLQYKTEGSMKDQQKIQKLEKRTILSQITFHDISEHFQKSLVVAKEEQQQNLAQSLEEKIQFATTKETELLDEASITELQETEWLKEQVPIYIDKVTVLESIVQNLQEENLEHINTLSQIIDSLIGTGNEFPVQSASFVSHDTQSADENIMKKCLEETSELLNRGLYPHQTLAEAEETQQESSETTSPSTTPSDITEMFNSQANFMGPIHLGLLNERLLRVEGKACPLHPSQDQTEKWSVTTKTIKDKFQNPGKPDAPVNDTSEIHQ; encoded by the exons ATGAGCAAGACAACAGACAAGACATCTCTAGCAGAGGCCTTCATACAGTTCCA AATTGAAATTAAAAGGAAAGAGATTCAAGATATTAAAGATGAGATACACCAACTAGAAGATAAGAGGCAAAAGCTGATGAAAGAG CAGGAGGAGCTGAGAGAAGAGCAGGCCAAACATGCGCGGGAACAGCGGAGACGGATGAAGGAGATGGAGGAAAACCTGGAGAAAAAAGAGCGGGAAGATCAAGAGCTGCTGAAGGAAACGACCCAAGAGAGCATGAAGCTAAAACACAAGCAAGAGAAAGAACTAGAAG aACTGTGCTGTAAGCTTGCAAGGCTGCAAGTTGAAGTGGAAAAACAGACAGGAGAACGAGACGCATGGCTGCAGTATAAGACCGAGGGTAGTATGAAAGACCAGCAAAAGATACAAAAACTGGAAAAACGAACCATTTTGTCACAAATAACTTTCCACGATATATCAG AACATTTTCAGAAATCTCTTGTTGTGGCTAAAGAAGAACAGCAGCAAAACCTTGCACAGAGTTTGGAGGAAAAAATTCAGTTCGCCACAACG AAAGAAACAGAATTACTTGATGAAGCCAGTATAACTGAGCTTCAAGAAACTGAGTGGCTAAAAGAACAG GTTCCGATATATATTGACAAAGTCACAGTATTGGAATCCATTGTCCAGAACTTACAAGAGGAGAACCTGAAACACATTAACACTCTTTCCCAAATAATCGATTCTCTAATCGG CACAGGCAATGAATTTCCTGTGCAATCTGCTAGCTTTGTGTCCCATGACACTCAGAGTGCGGATGAGAACATAATGAAAAAATGCCTTGAGGAAACATCAG AACTGCTCAATAGAGGCTTGTATCCCCACCAGACATTAGCAGAAGCTGAAGAGACACAACAGGAGAGCAGTGAGACGACATCACCTAGCACAACTCCATCTGACATCACAGAGATGTTCAACAGTCAGGCTAATTTCATG gGGCCGATACATCTGGGTCTGCTGAACGAGAGGCTGCTGCGTGTGGAAGGTAAAGCGTGTCCTCTGCATCCATCACAAGACCAGACAGAAAAGTGGAGCGTTACCACAAAGACCATCAAGGACAAGTTTCAAAATCCTGGAAAATCTGATGCACCTGTAAACGACACCTCTGAAATTCACCagtag